One window of the Strix uralensis isolate ZFMK-TIS-50842 chromosome 3, bStrUra1, whole genome shotgun sequence genome contains the following:
- the SIX3 gene encoding homeobox protein SIX3, translating to MVFRSPLELYPTHFFLPNFAADPHHRSLLLASGGGGSGSGSGCSPGAGGGGGGSSRAPHEELSMFQLPTLNFSPEQVASVCETLEETGDIERLGRFLWSLPVAPGACEAINKHESILRARAVVAFHTGNFRDLYHILENHKFTKESHGKLQAMWLEAHYQEAEKLRGRPLGPVDKYRVRKKFPLPRTIWDGEQKTHCFKERTRSLLREWYLQDPYPNPSKKRELAQATGLTPTQVGNWFKNRRQRDRAAAAKNRLQHQAIGQSGMRSLAEPGCPTHSSAESPSTAASPTTSVSSLTERAETGTSILSDKHDFSFALFHGRISPTCMMMMIKFVSGKKYSL from the exons ATGGTGTTCAGGTCCCCGCTAGAGCTTTATCCCACCCATTTCTTCCTGCCAAACTTCGCCGCCGACCCGCACCACCGCTCCCTCCTTCTcgccagcggcggcggcggcagcggcagcggctcGGGCTGCAgccccggtgccggcggcggTGGAGGCGGCAGCTCCCGGGCACCCCACGAAGAGTTGTCAATGTTTCAGCTGCCCACACTCAACTTCTCCCCGGAGCAAGTGGCCAGCGTCTGCGAGACGCTGGAGGAGACTGGAGACATAGAGAGGCTGGGGAGGTTCCTCTGGTCGCTGCCGGTGGCGCCGGGGGCATGCGAGGCCATCAACAAGCACGAGTCCATCCTCCGCGCCCGGGCGGTGGTGGCCTTCCACACGGGCAACTTCCGAGACCTCTACCACATCCTGGAGAACCACAAATTCACCAAGGAGTCCCACGGCAAGTTGCAGGCCATGTGGCTCGAAGCGCACTACCAGGAGGCCGAGAAGCTAAGGGGTCGCCCGCTGGGGCCGGTTGATAAATACAGGGTGAGGAAGAAGTTTCCGCTGCCCAGGACCATTTGGGATGGCGAGCAGAAGACGCACTGCTTCAAGGAGAGGACTCGCAGCCTCCTGAGGGAGTGGTACCTGCAGGACCCTTACCCCAACCCCAGCAAGAAAAGGGAACTGGCTCAGGCCACGGGGCTCACCCCCACGCAAGTAGGCAACTGGTTCAAAAACCGAAGGCAAAGAGACAGAGCAGCGGCGGCTAAAAACAG GCTCCAGCACCAGGCGATAGGACAGAGCGGCATGCGGTCGCTGGCAGAGCCCGGCTGCCCGACACACAGCTCGGCCGAGTCTCCGTCCACGGCGGCCAGCCCGACCACCAGCGTCTCCAGTTTGACAGAAAGAGCCGAGACGGGCACCTCCATCCTCTCG GACAAGCACGATTTCTCCTTTGCGCTTTTCCATGGACGCATTTCACCCACTtgcatgatgatgatgattaaatTTGTATctgggaaaaaatattctctatag